In Rhodococcus qingshengii JCM 15477, the sequence ATCGCCGGCGACCATCAGCAAGCCGTCACGCTCCATACGCGCAACAGTCTGGCTGACGGTGGGTCCGCTCTGTTCGAGCCGTTCGGCGATCCGCGCCCGGAGTGGGACTACGCCCTCTTCTTCCAAGTCGTAGATCGTCCGGAGATACATCTCCGTGGTGTCGACTAGATCCTTCACACTCAACCCCTTCGTCAGTTGATCATTCTACCGTTCAGTTCGTGGTTCCGGTGCCGCCTCCACCGCGGCGAGTCCAGCGCGTGTCCGAATTGGATTCGTGTCACTCGATCTCGGTCTCCGAAGCGGGCCACGAGTGTGGTGTGCAGCACGAAACGAGAAGGAAGTAGCGTGATCCCATGACCGCGTCGATCAGATCTGACGGGGACCCCGCGGCGTCTCGAGCGAATCGAGTCGTGGTGTGGAGTCCGGAGTACCTGAGCTATCGGTGGAGCGCCGATCACCCGATGAATCCCACTCGCCTCGATCTCACGATGGCACTCTCGCGAAGCCTCGGACTTCTCGAGGGCATCGAATTTCTCGAACCGAGTGCCGCGTCCGATGCCGACCTCCTCAGAATCCACACACCGGCATATCTTGCAGCGGTCAAAGACGCGGGTAACTCTGCGAACAACGGTGTGAGCGGCCAGGATGTTCCCCACGGGCTCGGTACCGAGGACAACCCGGTCTTCCCGCACATGCACGAAGCCAGTGCGATCCTCGCCGGCGGCTCGCTGGCCGCAGCGCAGGAAATCGCTTCGGGACGTACGAGGCGCGCGGTCAGCATCGGCGGCGGCATGCACCACGCGATGGCGGATTGGGCCTCTGGATTCTGCGTCTACAACGATGCGGCGGTTGCGATTTCGTGGCTGCTCGACAACGGCTACGACCGCATCGCCTACATCGACGTCGACGCTCACCACGGCGACGGAGTGCAACATGCGTTCCTCGGGGACCCGCGGGTGCTCACGGTCTCGCTGCATCAGCACCCGGCAACCTTGTGGCCGAACACCGGATGGTCGAGCGAGGTCGGCGACGGGGCCGCCGAAGGTACGGCGGTGAACATCCCGGTGCTGCCCGGAACCGTCGACGCGTTGTGGCTGCGTGCATTTCACGCCGTCGTCCC encodes:
- a CDS encoding acetoin utilization protein AcuC gives rise to the protein MTASIRSDGDPAASRANRVVVWSPEYLSYRWSADHPMNPTRLDLTMALSRSLGLLEGIEFLEPSAASDADLLRIHTPAYLAAVKDAGNSANNGVSGQDVPHGLGTEDNPVFPHMHEASAILAGGSLAAAQEIASGRTRRAVSIGGGMHHAMADWASGFCVYNDAAVAISWLLDNGYDRIAYIDVDAHHGDGVQHAFLGDPRVLTVSLHQHPATLWPNTGWSSEVGDGAAEGTAVNIPVLPGTVDALWLRAFHAVVPGAIAAFRPQIIISQCGVDSHREDPLADLALTVDGQRAAFLAMRDLADRYSEGRWLAVGGGGYGLVRVVPRAWTHLIAAALDREIDVDTAVPEDWKESTKLRAPSVDLPPTMGDGGDVAYTPWDGPGGTPETGVASVDRALTRIDSAIIATRRASFPLLGLDPEDPRD